TGTTGGCATGACATACATGATTATTTTAAAGCGTTAAAAGTTGTCTATAATGGACATGACTTAAATTTTCAAGGACCTTATGGTGATATTTATCAATTCTTGTTAAAACTTGCTTTAACCCAATTTGAAGCCTAAAAAAAGGAAAAGACAAAATATTGTCTTTTCCTTTTTATTATTTATTATGTCTATTCCCATTCCACAGTAGCTGGTGGTTTACTTGTAATATCATAAACAATTCGGTTGACGTGATCAACTTCATTTACAATACGTGTTGAGACTTTTTTCAAGACATCCCATGGTAATTGAGCAAAATCTGCCGTCATTCCATCGATTGATGTGATCGCACGGATGGCGATTGTATAATCATAAGTCCGACCATCACCCATAACTCCAACTGAACGAACACCAGTATTAACAGTAAAATATTGCCAAACATCACGATCTAAGCCGGCTTTTGCAATTTCTTCACGCAATATAGCATCAGATTCACGAACAGTTTCTAATTTTTCTTCAGTAATTGCTCCCATGACACGTATAGCTAACCCTGGACCTGGGAAAGGTTGACGCCATACAATTTCTTCAGGCATCCCAAGTGCGATACCAAGTGCTCTAACTTCATCTTTAAACAATGTATTTAAAGGTTCAATCAGTTGAAATTGCATGTCTTCTGGAAGACCACCAACATTATGATGAGACTTAATCGTTTGAGCAGTTTCAGTTCCTGATTCAATAATATCGGTATATAGAGTTCCTTGAGCTAAGAAATCCACACCTTTTAATTTACTTGCTTCATCATCAAAAACATAAACAAATTCATTACCAATAATTTTACGTTTTTTCTCAGGATCTTCAACATCAGCCAGTAAATCAAGGAAACGTTTCGACGCGTCAACTCGTATAATATTCAGTCCAAATTTACCGCCAAGCATACCCATAACTTGATCGCCTTCGTCTTTACGTAGAAGTCCATGATCAACAAAAATACAAGTTAATTGATCACCTAGGGCACGTTGAAGTAGAACTCCAACAACTGACGAATCGACACCACCAGAAAGGCCAAGTAGAACTTTTCGATCACCAACTTGTTGACGTATCGTTTCAACTTGCATGTCAATGAAGTTATCCATTGACCAATCACCACGCGCACCACAAATAGTAACCGCAAAGTTTCTTAGAATATCATTGCCATATTCAGAGTGACGTACTTCTGGATGAAATTGGATACCGTAAAATTGTTTTTTAGTATTTTGCATAGCTGCAAAAGGACAGTCAACTGAATCCCCTATTAATTCAAAGCCTTCAGGAATTTCAGTAACCGCATCACCATGACTCATTAAAACCAATTGTTCTTCAGGTGTATTGGCAAATAAATCAGATTTTGTTTTTAAACGTAGTGTTGATTGCCCATATTCGCGATTGCCAGCTTGACCAGCAGGTAGGACTTTCCCACCTAGTTTATAGGTGATTAATTGCATTCCGTAACAAATACCAAGAATAGGAATACCAAGATCAAAGATAGCTTCATCAATACCGAAAGCATTTTCTGCATATACAGAGTTAGGACCACCTGATAGGACAATCCCAATAGGGTTTATCTCTTTAATTTCTTGAGCAGAAATTTTATGGCTTTTTAATTCTGAAAAAACACCAAATTCACGTA
This Streptococcus urinalis 2285-97 DNA region includes the following protein-coding sequences:
- a CDS encoding DUF4649 family protein; amino-acid sequence: MLEITYLDAGKREQVVIFDTYNEFVRSEQACWHDIHDYFKALKVVYNGHDLNFQGPYGDIYQFLLKLALTQFEA
- the guaA gene encoding glutamine-hydrolyzing GMP synthase is translated as MTDITTLNDVQKIIVLDYGSQYNQLIARRIREFGVFSELKSHKISAQEIKEINPIGIVLSGGPNSVYAENAFGIDEAIFDLGIPILGICYGMQLITYKLGGKVLPAGQAGNREYGQSTLRLKTKSDLFANTPEEQLVLMSHGDAVTEIPEGFELIGDSVDCPFAAMQNTKKQFYGIQFHPEVRHSEYGNDILRNFAVTICGARGDWSMDNFIDMQVETIRQQVGDRKVLLGLSGGVDSSVVGVLLQRALGDQLTCIFVDHGLLRKDEGDQVMGMLGGKFGLNIIRVDASKRFLDLLADVEDPEKKRKIIGNEFVYVFDDEASKLKGVDFLAQGTLYTDIIESGTETAQTIKSHHNVGGLPEDMQFQLIEPLNTLFKDEVRALGIALGMPEEIVWRQPFPGPGLAIRVMGAITEEKLETVRESDAILREEIAKAGLDRDVWQYFTVNTGVRSVGVMGDGRTYDYTIAIRAITSIDGMTADFAQLPWDVLKKVSTRIVNEVDHVNRIVYDITSKPPATVEWE